A DNA window from Engraulis encrasicolus isolate BLACKSEA-1 chromosome 3, IST_EnEncr_1.0, whole genome shotgun sequence contains the following coding sequences:
- the LOC134445110 gene encoding LOW QUALITY PROTEIN: BLOC-3 complex member HPS1-like (The sequence of the model RefSeq protein was modified relative to this genomic sequence to represent the inferred CDS: deleted 2 bases in 1 codon): protein MVSYLEEFPRLVHFIYVDRAAGQMIAPSLNTTEPRSTSSELGKGPLAHFIKNTELYCYFLWFENETGYKLDVVDIPALPDDSAPIGMLAWDDYRKLLRYYSKSHSSEVVKCYELLTVHLGVIPTEHTVLQHCSQLARKLSEPSRIPLL, encoded by the exons ATGGTGTCCTACCTGGAGGAGTTCCCAC GCCTGGTTCACTTCATCTACGTGGACCGAGCGGCTGGCCAGATGATCGCCCCGTCCCTCAACACCACCGAGCCGCGCTCCACCAGCTCTGAGCTGGGCAAGGGGCCGCTGGCACACTTCATCAAGA acacggaaTTATACTGCTACTTCCTGTGGTTCGAGAATGAGACGGGCTACAAGCTGGACGTGGTGGACATCCCCGCGCTGCCTGACGACTCGGCCCCCATCGGGATGCTGGCCTGGGACGACTACAGGAAACTGCTGCGATACTACAGCAAGAGTCACTCCAGTGAGGTGGTGAAGTGCTACGAGCTGCTCACCGTGCACCTGGGCGTTATTCCCACagag catacagtactgcaaCACTGCAGCCAACTGGCACGCAAGCTGTCGGAGCCCTCACGCATACCACtactgtga